A stretch of the Myxococcus guangdongensis genome encodes the following:
- a CDS encoding transporter has protein sequence MKAPLSLLSSLLGAVLALAPVSSAWACATCACGDPTLMSMGTEQPFSGRLRFSSTLRGWGHTVGQDNVDALRLREARMDVAVAYAPLPWLFLSATLPLQAREVRSVSLARERGWGVGDVELTAKAFLYQDRAFSADHLFSVLVGVKLPTAPKLRLEDGTLMDLDTQLGSGSVDPLAGLAYQHFRGSWSFLVSATGFLPTRGILGYRAGASVRTTMAAQYQPAERWALRLGLDGRIEAASDIDGEKEENGGGVIGYASPDILFSPRMDLVVAAGVRVPFFNRLRGRVAPTPIAMLSVAYDL, from the coding sequence GTGAAAGCCCCACTCTCCCTCCTGTCCTCCCTGTTGGGCGCGGTGCTGGCCCTGGCGCCCGTGTCGTCCGCCTGGGCGTGTGCCACCTGTGCGTGTGGCGACCCCACGCTCATGTCCATGGGCACCGAGCAGCCGTTCTCGGGGCGGCTGCGCTTCTCCTCCACCCTGCGGGGCTGGGGGCACACGGTGGGACAGGACAACGTGGACGCGCTGCGGCTGCGCGAGGCCCGCATGGACGTGGCGGTGGCGTACGCGCCCCTGCCGTGGCTGTTCCTGTCGGCCACGCTGCCCCTGCAGGCGCGCGAGGTGCGCTCCGTCAGCCTGGCGCGCGAGCGGGGCTGGGGCGTGGGCGACGTGGAGCTGACGGCGAAGGCGTTCCTGTACCAGGACCGCGCGTTCTCCGCGGACCACCTCTTCAGCGTGCTGGTCGGCGTGAAGCTGCCCACCGCGCCGAAGCTGCGCCTGGAGGACGGCACGCTGATGGACCTGGACACGCAGCTGGGCAGCGGCTCGGTGGACCCGTTGGCGGGGCTGGCGTACCAGCACTTCCGGGGGAGCTGGTCGTTCCTGGTGAGCGCCACGGGCTTCCTCCCCACGCGCGGCATCCTGGGCTACCGGGCGGGCGCGTCGGTGCGCACGACGATGGCGGCGCAGTACCAGCCGGCGGAGCGGTGGGCCCTGCGGCTGGGGCTCGACGGGCGCATCGAGGCCGCGTCGGACATCGACGGTGAGAAGGAGGAGAACGGCGGGGGCGTCATCGGATATGCGTCTCCCGACATCCTCTTCAGCCCTCGGATGGACCTGGTGGTGGCCGCGGGTGTGCGGGTCCCCTTCTTCAACCGGCTCCGCGGTCGCGTGGCGCCCACTCCCATCGCGATGCTGTCCGTCGCGTACGACCTCTGA
- a CDS encoding sensor histidine kinase has protein sequence MSTMPVGMAVVDRELRFVEVSETLAALNGRPREAHLGRHMDEVMNPHSSLGDTSRRVRRVLETGEPLDGVEIIHREPGGGVERTRVFRASYHPVRRDGVVVAACLYVEDLTERRRVEAQRDAGAARERAVREQALRETQEAVRARDEFLSVAAHELRTPLTSMRLHLQLLLRQVSGAQPELGQELAPRGQVLERQLSRLGSLVNTLLDVSRLAAGKLSLEPRELDLVQVVRQMVDAFSEEFSRAGCELSVHVSGTLPGQWDPLRVEQVLVNLLSNAAKYGAGRPVEVSLVGEGTMAVLAVKDHGIGISEDGMARLFGKFERAVSERHYGGLGLGLYITRQIVEAMGGSITVRSAQGQGSTFILRLPTQPRAATAQSASVNRVR, from the coding sequence ATGTCCACCATGCCCGTGGGCATGGCGGTGGTGGACCGGGAGCTGCGCTTCGTGGAGGTCAGCGAGACGCTCGCCGCGCTCAACGGCCGACCCCGCGAGGCCCACCTCGGGCGCCACATGGACGAGGTGATGAACCCCCACTCCTCGCTCGGCGACACCTCGCGCCGCGTGCGCCGCGTGCTGGAGACGGGCGAGCCGCTGGACGGCGTGGAAATCATCCACCGCGAGCCGGGCGGCGGCGTGGAGCGCACGCGCGTCTTCCGCGCCAGCTACCACCCGGTGCGCCGCGACGGCGTCGTCGTCGCCGCGTGCCTCTACGTGGAGGACCTCACCGAGCGCCGCCGCGTGGAGGCCCAGCGCGACGCGGGCGCGGCCCGGGAGCGCGCCGTGCGCGAGCAGGCCCTGCGCGAGACACAGGAGGCGGTGCGCGCCCGCGACGAGTTCCTCAGCGTGGCCGCGCACGAGCTCCGGACGCCCCTCACCAGCATGCGGCTGCACCTGCAGCTGCTCTTGCGTCAGGTGTCCGGCGCGCAGCCCGAACTGGGCCAGGAGCTGGCGCCCCGGGGCCAGGTGCTGGAGCGACAGCTGTCGCGGCTGGGCAGCCTGGTGAACACGCTGCTGGACGTGTCGCGCCTGGCGGCGGGCAAGCTGAGCCTGGAGCCGCGAGAGCTGGACCTGGTCCAGGTGGTGCGGCAGATGGTGGACGCCTTCTCGGAGGAGTTCTCCCGCGCCGGCTGCGAGCTGTCCGTGCACGTCTCCGGCACCCTGCCGGGGCAGTGGGACCCGCTGCGCGTGGAGCAGGTGCTGGTGAATCTGTTGTCCAACGCGGCCAAGTACGGCGCGGGCCGGCCGGTGGAGGTGTCGCTGGTGGGCGAGGGCACCATGGCGGTGCTGGCCGTGAAGGACCACGGCATCGGCATCTCCGAGGACGGCATGGCGCGGCTGTTCGGCAAGTTCGAGCGCGCCGTCTCCGAGCGCCACTACGGCGGCCTGGGCCTGGGGCTCTACATCACCCGTCAAATCGTGGAGGCCATGGGCGGCAGCATCACCGTGCGCTCCGCGCAGGGCCAGGGCTCCACCTTCATCCTGCGGCTGCCCACCCAGCCCCGCGCGGCGACCGCGCAGAGCGCCTCGGTGAATCGGGTCCGCTGA
- a CDS encoding metallophosphoesterase yields MRLRRLARRRPASPSSESPLEPIAGGRNEVVAWSGADPLRPERRLRWRDHFSLTENLLHLPHLTDRHDGLRVAQLSDVHVGQATSDVRIRRAVEAVNAEAPDLVFLTGDYVTHSPKPLPRVRDVLGGLKGQVFVVLGNHDHWVNAPYLRESFERLGYTVLQNEHRVVHVKGAPLTVLGVDDGRTGRDDVEATFRGAPESGTRLVLAHTPPTVDKLPAHAGLVQFSGHTHGGQFIVQGLTEALFRRAGQPYIRGHYHVNGNQLYVNRGLGFGFGGPYLRRGSEPEVAFFTLRAQAHVAVAS; encoded by the coding sequence ATGCGCTTGAGACGTCTGGCCCGCCGTCGCCCCGCCTCCCCGTCCAGTGAGTCCCCCCTGGAGCCCATCGCCGGAGGACGTAACGAGGTGGTGGCCTGGAGCGGCGCGGACCCGCTGCGCCCGGAGCGACGCCTGCGCTGGAGGGACCACTTCTCCCTCACGGAGAACCTGCTCCACCTGCCGCACCTGACGGACCGCCATGACGGCCTGCGCGTGGCGCAGCTGTCCGACGTGCATGTGGGGCAGGCCACCAGCGACGTGCGCATCCGCCGCGCGGTGGAGGCCGTCAACGCCGAGGCCCCCGACCTGGTCTTCCTCACCGGCGACTACGTCACCCACAGCCCCAAGCCGCTGCCCCGCGTGCGCGACGTGCTCGGCGGCCTCAAGGGCCAGGTCTTCGTGGTGCTCGGCAACCACGACCACTGGGTGAACGCGCCCTACCTGCGCGAGAGCTTCGAGCGGCTGGGCTACACCGTCCTGCAGAACGAGCACCGGGTGGTGCACGTGAAGGGCGCGCCGCTGACGGTGCTGGGCGTGGACGACGGGCGCACGGGCCGCGACGACGTGGAGGCCACGTTCCGGGGCGCGCCGGAGTCCGGCACGCGGCTGGTGCTGGCCCACACGCCGCCCACGGTGGACAAGCTGCCGGCGCACGCGGGCCTGGTGCAGTTCTCCGGGCACACGCACGGCGGCCAGTTCATCGTGCAGGGGCTGACGGAGGCCCTCTTCCGCCGCGCGGGTCAGCCGTACATCCGCGGCCACTACCACGTGAACGGCAACCAGCTGTACGTGAACCGGGGCCTGGGCTTCGGCTTCGGCGGGCCGTACCTGCGCCGGGGCAGCGAGCCGGAGGTCGCGTTCTTCACCCTGCGCGCCCAGGCGCACGTGGCCGTGGCCAGCTGA
- a CDS encoding DoxX family protein — protein MGVLVPLARLLFSAIFITSGLNHFIQLDALTTVAQGAGVPEPRWAVLVSGAALVLGGLSVLLGVFARLGAAAIAIFLVTAAFMVHRFWLVADPMQAQDQLIHFMKNLSMAGGALFIVYFGSGPFSLRRGGRQESGLGGGRLGSPLRH, from the coding sequence ATGGGAGTGCTCGTGCCGCTTGCCCGGTTGCTGTTCTCAGCCATCTTCATCACCAGCGGCTTGAATCACTTCATCCAGCTCGACGCGCTGACGACCGTGGCCCAGGGCGCGGGCGTGCCCGAGCCCCGCTGGGCGGTGCTGGTGTCCGGCGCGGCGCTGGTGCTCGGGGGGCTGTCGGTGCTGCTCGGCGTGTTCGCGCGCCTGGGCGCCGCGGCCATCGCCATCTTCCTGGTGACCGCCGCCTTCATGGTCCACCGCTTCTGGCTCGTCGCGGACCCGATGCAGGCGCAGGACCAGCTCATCCACTTCATGAAGAACCTCTCCATGGCGGGGGGCGCGCTCTTCATCGTGTACTTCGGCTCGGGCCCCTTCAGCCTCCGGCGCGGAGGGCGGCAGGAGAGCGGCCTGGGCGGTGGTCGGCTGGGCTCGCCCTTGAGACACTGA